The DNA window TCTCCTGCAACAGCCTGTTTTGCTTTTGCTGGATGAGAATATCCGTATCTATAAAAGGCATCTTTAATGTTTTTGCCAGAACAACTCCTATGGTGCTTTTTCCTGCTCCCGGCATTCCTATTAAAACAATATTTTTCATACTAAATCCTCCAGATTTTCATCTTAATCATCTAATCCTTGACAAATTTGACGCAAGGTCTCTGCACATTTTTTTAATTCTTCTTCACTCTCAAAACTTGCCTGGGCCTGCGTTGCACTGCCTCCGCCTCTGGCATTGAAATCCTTCATCACATCTTTTAAGAGTTTTCCACAGTGAAGCACCAAATCTGTATTATGGGACAATAGTAATTTTTTCTCCTTTAAAGATACTCCTATAAAAACATACCCTCCCATTTGAGCAACTTGCTTGGCAATAAAGATTATCTCATTCAGAGTTTTGTTGCTATAAGATCCGTATACAACCGATTTTTTTGCATCTTTAACCAATTTTTGCGCTTCGCAAAAAGATAATTCCTGATGAAGTTCTTTTACCTGCACTTCCGTCTTCTTGACATCTTCCATGTATTTTTCTATTTTCCCCAAAAGCGTAATGTCATTGGCTGAAAACTTCTCGTACAGAAATGAGATGATCTCATGTTTTTTTCTGTAGTCTTCCAGGGCCTTTCTTCCACATTGGAAATAAATTCTGGTCATTCCTTTAGACTTTTCCGTTTTTAAAATCTTAAGAAGTCCCACTTCCCCTGTCGAAGTCACATGGGTGCCGCAGCAGGGGCAAAAATCCACCCCTTCGATTTCAACGATTCTTATATC is part of the Defluviitalea raffinosedens genome and encodes:
- a CDS encoding alanyl-tRNA editing protein, with the translated sequence MTEKGYYENPYLTHWTTEIKAVIPQKDQFLLVLDRTYFYPEGGGQPSDRGTIDGIEVIDVFEKDDMIFHAVPKVPDNSKVDCQIDFKRRFEHMQQHTGEHILAATFYRLYGGVSNAFHMGEDYVSIDISLPEVTPAMVKEVEDAVNEVIYKNIPVKTYMKDLEGAKLLPLRKQPKVDEDIRIVEIEGVDFCPCCGTHVTSTGEVGLLKILKTEKSKGMTRIYFQCGRKALEDYRKKHEIISFLYEKFSANDITLLGKIEKYMEDVKKTEVQVKELHQELSFCEAQKLVKDAKKSVVYGSYSNKTLNEIIFIAKQVAQMGGYVFIGVSLKEKKLLLSHNTDLVLHCGKLLKDVMKDFNARGGGSATQAQASFESEEELKKCAETLRQICQGLDD